A single window of Nocardioides kongjuensis DNA harbors:
- a CDS encoding SecDF P1 head subdomain-containing protein has translation MAPSRALGAMTVAATAVLALTACSDDDPGPVRDAGTRVPAEPVQVRRVLEPSTAPCPPSVAQPAADEVAVACDPDGAAYRLAAAEIVGGVDDAEAARSPDGTGWSVTVELDDAASTTFEDITRELVGTEQQLAIVSGGTIVSAPVIQSAITDGRVQITGDLTRDEATALADALEG, from the coding sequence ATGGCACCTTCTCGGGCCCTCGGGGCCATGACCGTCGCCGCGACCGCCGTCCTCGCGCTGACCGCGTGCAGCGACGACGACCCCGGACCCGTCCGGGACGCCGGCACACGCGTGCCGGCGGAGCCGGTCCAGGTCCGCCGCGTCCTCGAGCCGTCGACCGCCCCGTGCCCCCCGTCGGTCGCGCAGCCGGCCGCCGACGAGGTGGCCGTCGCCTGCGACCCGGACGGCGCCGCCTACCGGCTCGCTGCGGCGGAGATCGTCGGCGGCGTCGACGACGCGGAAGCGGCCCGGAGCCCGGACGGAACCGGGTGGAGCGTCACGGTCGAGCTCGACGACGCCGCGTCCACCACCTTCGAGGACATCACGCGGGAGCTGGTGGGCACCGAGCAGCAGCTCGCCATCGTCTCGGGCGGGACGATCGTCTCGGCGCCCGTGATCCAGTCGGCGATCACCGACGGCCGGGTGCAGATCACCGGCGACCTCACGCGGGACGAGGCGACGGCGCTGGCCGACGCGCTCGAGGGCTAA
- the purM gene encoding phosphoribosylformylglycinamidine cyclo-ligase: protein MADNAYARAGVDIEAADRAVDLMKEWVEKARRPEMLGGLGGFAGLFDASALTSYKRPLLATSTDGVGTKVAVAQMVDKHDTIGFDLVGMVVDDLVVCGAEPLFMTDYIATGKVVPERIAAIVKGIAEACVEAGCALVGGETAEHPGLLAPDEYDVAGATTGVVEADALLGASLVREGDVVIAMAASGLHSNGYSLARHVFFTQAGWTVERHVDEFGRTLGEELLEPTRIYTKPALAIARETETHAMAHITGGGLANNLARVMPPELKATLDRGTWTPAPVFDVVRKVGEVAQPDLEATLNCGVGMVALVAPDAVDAALARLADFGIDSWVAGEVSVDPAQQGTVELVGQHPGW from the coding sequence GTGGCTGACAACGCGTACGCCCGTGCCGGCGTCGACATCGAGGCCGCGGACCGCGCCGTCGACCTGATGAAGGAGTGGGTCGAGAAGGCCCGCCGCCCCGAGATGCTGGGTGGTCTCGGCGGCTTCGCCGGCCTCTTCGACGCGAGCGCGCTGACGTCGTACAAGCGCCCGCTGCTCGCGACCTCCACCGACGGTGTCGGCACCAAGGTCGCGGTCGCGCAGATGGTCGACAAGCACGACACCATCGGCTTCGACCTGGTCGGCATGGTCGTCGACGACCTCGTCGTGTGCGGCGCCGAGCCGCTGTTCATGACCGACTACATCGCCACCGGCAAGGTCGTGCCCGAGCGGATCGCCGCGATCGTCAAGGGCATCGCCGAGGCGTGCGTCGAGGCCGGCTGCGCGCTGGTCGGCGGCGAGACCGCCGAGCACCCGGGTCTGCTCGCCCCCGACGAGTACGACGTCGCCGGCGCCACCACCGGTGTCGTCGAGGCCGACGCCCTGCTCGGCGCCTCCCTGGTCCGCGAGGGCGACGTCGTCATCGCCATGGCCGCCAGCGGCCTGCACTCCAACGGCTACTCCCTGGCCCGCCACGTCTTCTTCACGCAGGCCGGCTGGACGGTCGAGCGGCACGTCGACGAGTTCGGCCGCACGCTGGGCGAGGAGCTCCTCGAGCCGACCCGGATCTACACCAAGCCGGCCCTCGCCATCGCCCGCGAGACCGAGACCCACGCGATGGCCCACATCACCGGCGGCGGTCTCGCCAACAACCTCGCGCGGGTCATGCCGCCCGAGCTGAAGGCGACCCTCGACCGCGGCACCTGGACCCCCGCCCCCGTCTTCGACGTCGTCCGCAAGGTCGGCGAGGTCGCGCAGCCCGACCTCGAGGCCACGTTGAACTGCGGGGTCGGCATGGTCGCCCTCGTCGCCCCCGACGCCGTCGACGCGGCCCTGGCCCGCCTCGCGGACTTCGGGATCGACAGCTGGGTCGCCGGCGAGGTGTCGGTCGACCCGGCCCAGCAGGGCACCGTCGAGCTGGTCGGCCAGCACCCCGGTTGGTGA
- a CDS encoding winged helix-turn-helix domain-containing protein, translated as MVMYDDPRILRAIAHPTRNRVLHELSAAGSLRAADIARLIDVPANQASFHLRQLAKYGLVEEDPDAARDRRDRVWRLVDPDGIRFRTADVLARPGGRAAYAVFQRNAVAHGQHLVERALSVDGTENPGRSASEWSVLMSADEAKELMEELAAVVERYRDTGRGHGPGEGRETWSVFQLIQPYPEDS; from the coding sequence ATGGTGATGTACGACGACCCGCGGATCCTCCGCGCGATCGCGCACCCCACCCGCAACCGGGTGCTCCACGAGCTGTCCGCCGCCGGCTCGCTGCGCGCCGCCGACATCGCGCGGCTGATCGACGTCCCCGCCAACCAGGCCAGCTTCCACCTGCGCCAGCTGGCGAAGTACGGCCTCGTCGAGGAGGACCCCGACGCCGCGCGCGACCGCCGCGACCGGGTCTGGCGCCTCGTGGACCCCGACGGCATCCGGTTCCGCACGGCCGACGTGCTCGCCCGACCCGGCGGGCGCGCGGCGTACGCCGTCTTCCAGCGCAACGCCGTCGCCCACGGCCAGCACCTCGTCGAGCGGGCCCTGAGCGTCGACGGCACCGAGAACCCCGGCCGCAGCGCGTCCGAGTGGTCGGTGCTGATGAGCGCCGACGAGGCGAAGGAGCTGATGGAGGAGCTCGCCGCGGTCGTCGAGCGGTACCGCGACACCGGCCGCGGCCACGGTCCCGGCGAGGGCCGGGAGACGTGGTCGGTCTTCCAGCTCATCCAGCCCTACCCCGAGGACTCCTGA
- a CDS encoding sterol carrier family protein → MPARLKPAPAADVAAALARLDAGAAERGDLRLLTKHYLALLEALAPGRSVEVRVPPYAAVQVIEGVRHTRGTPPALIETDAATWIALATGRLAWVDAVEGVRVQASGERTDLAPYLPLG, encoded by the coding sequence ATGCCCGCCCGGCTCAAGCCCGCCCCCGCTGCCGACGTCGCCGCCGCCCTCGCCCGCCTCGACGCCGGTGCCGCCGAGCGCGGTGACCTGCGCCTGCTGACCAAGCACTACCTCGCGCTGCTCGAGGCGCTCGCCCCGGGCCGGTCGGTCGAGGTCCGGGTGCCGCCGTACGCCGCCGTCCAGGTGATCGAGGGCGTCCGGCACACCCGCGGCACCCCGCCCGCCCTCATCGAGACCGACGCCGCCACCTGGATCGCGCTCGCGACCGGGCGGCTCGCATGGGTCGACGCCGTCGAGGGCGTGCGGGTGCAGGCGAGCGGGGAGCGGACCGACCTGGCGCCGTACCTCCCGCTGGGTTAG
- a CDS encoding dipeptidase: MTGPVSTNDLRTRLAEILPGVRSDLEALVRIQSVSADPARLDQVEVSAQATADLFAAEGVDVQIVRAFDGAPPAIIGEKKGPEGAPTVLLYAHHDVQPENDHAEWDSPPWEPTERDGRLYGRGAADDKAGILTHVAALRMLGDDLPVTVRLFIEGEEEVASATLPQLLQKYVEELRSDVIVIADSGNWDIGVPALTTSLRGLVRVNVEVRTLSHAVHQGMWGGLVPDALITLSRLIASLHDDAGNIAVAGLHSGPAADVEYPEERLRAESGVAEGVEWIGSGPAVERLWTRPALSVIGLDAPKVDGSSNTLIPSARARLALRTAPGETSENALACLRAHLEQHVPWGAQLTVEVVDTGEPIALEVTGPAYDAARAAFTEAWDGTAPVDMGVGGSIPFIAEFLESFPQASVLVTGVEDPDTRAHGPNEGLHLAEFEKVLLAEALLLRNLGSR, translated from the coding sequence ATGACCGGACCAGTCTCCACCAACGACCTGCGTACGCGCCTCGCCGAGATCCTCCCGGGTGTCCGATCGGACCTCGAGGCCCTCGTCCGCATCCAGTCCGTCAGCGCCGACCCCGCCCGCCTCGACCAGGTCGAGGTGAGCGCCCAGGCGACTGCCGACCTGTTCGCCGCCGAGGGTGTCGACGTGCAGATCGTGCGCGCGTTCGACGGTGCCCCGCCCGCCATCATCGGGGAGAAGAAGGGGCCCGAGGGAGCGCCCACGGTGCTCCTCTACGCCCACCACGACGTGCAGCCCGAGAACGACCACGCCGAGTGGGACTCCCCGCCGTGGGAGCCCACCGAGCGCGACGGCCGCCTCTACGGCCGCGGTGCCGCCGACGACAAGGCCGGCATCCTCACCCACGTCGCGGCGCTGCGGATGCTCGGCGACGACCTGCCCGTCACCGTGCGGCTGTTCATCGAGGGCGAGGAGGAGGTCGCCAGCGCGACCCTCCCGCAGCTGCTGCAGAAGTACGTCGAGGAGCTGCGCTCCGACGTCATCGTGATCGCCGACTCGGGCAACTGGGACATCGGCGTGCCCGCGCTGACCACCAGCCTGCGCGGCCTGGTCCGCGTCAACGTCGAGGTCCGCACCCTCAGCCACGCCGTCCACCAGGGCATGTGGGGCGGCCTGGTCCCCGATGCCCTCATCACCCTGTCCCGCCTGATCGCGAGCCTGCACGACGACGCCGGCAACATCGCCGTCGCCGGCCTGCACTCCGGGCCCGCCGCCGACGTCGAGTACCCCGAGGAGCGGCTCCGTGCCGAGTCCGGTGTCGCCGAGGGCGTCGAGTGGATCGGCTCCGGCCCGGCGGTCGAGCGGCTGTGGACCCGTCCCGCCCTGTCCGTCATCGGCCTCGACGCGCCCAAGGTCGACGGCTCGTCCAACACCCTCATCCCGTCGGCCCGCGCCCGGCTCGCCCTGCGCACCGCGCCCGGCGAGACCTCCGAGAACGCGCTGGCCTGCCTGCGCGCCCACCTCGAGCAGCACGTCCCGTGGGGCGCCCAGCTCACCGTCGAGGTCGTCGACACCGGCGAGCCGATCGCGCTCGAGGTCACCGGTCCGGCGTACGACGCCGCGCGGGCCGCGTTCACCGAGGCCTGGGACGGCACCGCGCCGGTCGACATGGGCGTGGGCGGATCGATCCCGTTCATCGCGGAGTTCCTCGAGTCCTTCCCGCAGGCCTCCGTGCTGGTGACCGGCGTCGAGGACCCCGACACCCGCGCCCACGGCCCCAACGAGGGCCTGCACCTCGCCGAGTTCGAGAAGGTGCTGCTCGCCGAGGCGCTGCTGCTGCGCAACCTCGGCAGCCGCTGA
- a CDS encoding FAD/NAD(P)-binding protein: protein MTATSIPTTTPTSPRTRTRVAVIGGGASGVLTAINLLVRSDDPGLEVVVHEASGIVGRGIAYGTNDQRHLLNVRARHMSAFPDAPSDLLDWALRTGRSNDPQGFLPRADYAIYLQDRLADVADDRLRIRAGRVLDVVPAGAGFEVVTERSTSHADAVVLCHGNQPPRPLATADGAAVPDAPWHVANPWELARLRALPAEARVVVVGTGLTGIDTAITLLEDGPGRHVTLVSRNGLLPKPHVGQAHTAWVTKVPDDATTADDIAAAIADECRAAAERGVGWRAVVDGLRPLTQDLWRRLTLAERRRFLEVHARDWEVRRHRMAPEVALRLQSYRYDDRLAVLAGSLHAVEDLGERCRVTTAPGHEPVEVDAVVNCTGPLADVRRSTDPLLRALVARGTVAPDPLALGIDATADGAVLGADGRVVDGLFVVGPPRKGTLWESTAIPEIRGQAAQVATAVVERATRPVVAN, encoded by the coding sequence ATGACGGCGACGAGCATCCCGACGACCACCCCGACGTCCCCCCGAACGCGGACCCGGGTGGCGGTGATCGGCGGCGGTGCGAGCGGCGTCCTGACCGCCATCAACCTGCTCGTGCGCTCGGACGACCCGGGGCTCGAGGTCGTCGTCCACGAGGCCAGCGGCATCGTCGGGCGCGGCATCGCCTACGGCACCAACGACCAGCGTCACCTGCTCAACGTCCGGGCGCGGCACATGAGCGCCTTCCCGGACGCGCCGTCCGACCTGCTCGACTGGGCGCTGCGCACCGGCCGCAGCAACGACCCGCAGGGCTTCCTGCCGCGCGCCGACTACGCGATCTACCTCCAGGACCGGCTCGCCGACGTCGCTGACGACCGGCTCCGGATCCGGGCCGGCCGGGTGCTCGACGTCGTCCCCGCCGGGGCCGGCTTCGAGGTCGTCACCGAGCGGTCCACGTCGCACGCCGACGCCGTCGTGCTGTGCCACGGGAACCAGCCGCCCCGTCCGCTCGCCACCGCGGACGGGGCGGCTGTGCCCGACGCGCCCTGGCACGTCGCCAACCCCTGGGAGCTGGCCCGCCTGCGTGCGCTCCCGGCCGAGGCCCGGGTGGTCGTGGTCGGCACCGGCCTGACCGGCATCGACACCGCCATCACGCTGCTCGAGGACGGCCCCGGGCGGCACGTCACGCTCGTCAGCCGCAACGGCCTGCTGCCCAAGCCGCACGTCGGCCAGGCCCACACCGCCTGGGTCACCAAGGTCCCCGACGACGCCACCACCGCCGACGACATCGCCGCCGCGATCGCCGACGAGTGCCGCGCCGCCGCCGAGCGCGGAGTCGGCTGGCGCGCGGTCGTCGACGGCCTGCGCCCGCTCACCCAGGACCTCTGGCGCCGGCTCACGCTCGCCGAGCGCCGCCGCTTCCTCGAGGTGCACGCCCGCGACTGGGAGGTGCGCCGGCACCGGATGGCGCCCGAGGTCGCACTGCGCCTCCAGTCCTACCGGTACGACGACCGGCTGGCCGTCCTCGCCGGCAGCCTGCACGCCGTCGAGGACCTCGGCGAGCGTTGTCGGGTGACCACCGCCCCCGGCCACGAGCCGGTCGAGGTCGACGCGGTCGTCAACTGCACGGGCCCCCTGGCCGACGTACGACGCAGCACGGACCCGCTGCTGCGCGCCCTGGTCGCCCGCGGCACCGTGGCCCCCGACCCGCTCGCGCTGGGCATCGACGCGACCGCCGACGGAGCCGTGCTCGGGGCCGACGGCCGGGTGGTCGACGGGCTGTTCGTGGTCGGTCCGCCGCGCAAGGGCACGCTGTGGGAGTCGACCGCCATCCCGGAGATCCGGGGGCAGGCGGCGCAGGTCGCGACGGCCGTGGTGGAGCGCGCGACTCGGCCGGTCGTCGCGAACTGA
- the purF gene encoding amidophosphoribosyltransferase has protein sequence MRNVCGVFGVWAPGEDVAKLTYFGLYSLQHRGQESAGISVSNGRQILVYKDMGLVSQVFDENTLESFAGHLAVGHCRYSTTGASTWQNAQPTFRPTEDGSIALGHNGNLINTARLAEMVQELPSDDGELDIHARNLESSTNDTSLVTALLAHHPDQSLEARALELLPQVQGAFSFVFMNENTLYAARDPEGIRPLVLGRLERGWVVASEDAALATTGASVVREVEPGELIVIDEDGLRSHKFAEPRRKGCVFEYVYLARPDATIANRSVHEARVEMGRQLAREFPVEADLVIPVPESGTPAASGYALESGIPFGQGFVKNAYVGRTFIQPSQTLRQLGIRLKLNALEHMIRGKRIVVVDDSIVRGNTQRAQVRMLREAGATEVHVRISSPPVKWPCFYGIDFATRAELIANGLDVDEIAASVGADSLGYISLEGMVQATGQPQSTLCTACFTGDYPIELPDESLLGKHLLEATLKPSTHGEALPVFNNP, from the coding sequence TTGCGCAACGTGTGCGGAGTCTTCGGTGTATGGGCCCCGGGTGAGGACGTCGCGAAGCTGACGTACTTCGGCCTCTACTCGCTGCAGCACCGCGGGCAGGAGTCCGCGGGCATCTCGGTCAGCAACGGGCGGCAGATCCTCGTCTACAAGGACATGGGCCTCGTGTCCCAGGTCTTCGACGAGAACACCCTCGAGTCGTTCGCGGGTCACCTCGCGGTCGGCCACTGTCGCTACTCGACCACGGGCGCGAGCACGTGGCAGAACGCGCAGCCGACCTTCCGGCCCACCGAGGACGGCTCGATCGCGCTGGGTCACAACGGCAACCTGATCAACACCGCGCGCCTCGCGGAGATGGTCCAGGAGCTGCCGAGCGACGACGGCGAGCTCGACATCCACGCCCGCAACCTCGAGTCGTCCACCAACGACACCAGCCTGGTGACCGCGCTCCTGGCGCACCACCCGGACCAGTCGCTGGAGGCCCGCGCGCTGGAGCTGCTGCCGCAGGTCCAGGGCGCGTTCTCGTTCGTGTTCATGAACGAGAACACGCTGTACGCCGCCCGCGACCCCGAGGGCATCCGGCCGCTGGTGCTCGGCCGCCTCGAGCGTGGCTGGGTCGTCGCGAGCGAGGACGCCGCCCTGGCGACCACCGGCGCGAGCGTGGTGCGCGAGGTCGAGCCCGGCGAGCTGATCGTCATCGACGAGGACGGCCTGCGCTCCCACAAGTTCGCCGAGCCGCGCCGCAAGGGCTGCGTGTTCGAGTACGTCTACCTCGCCCGCCCCGACGCCACCATCGCCAACCGCAGCGTCCACGAGGCGCGCGTCGAGATGGGCCGCCAGCTCGCCCGCGAGTTCCCCGTCGAGGCCGACCTGGTCATCCCGGTCCCCGAGTCCGGCACCCCGGCGGCCTCCGGCTACGCGCTCGAGAGCGGCATCCCGTTCGGCCAGGGCTTCGTCAAGAACGCCTACGTCGGCCGCACCTTCATCCAGCCGTCGCAGACCCTGCGCCAGCTCGGCATCCGGCTCAAGCTCAACGCGCTCGAGCACATGATCCGCGGCAAGCGGATCGTCGTGGTCGACGACTCGATCGTGCGCGGCAACACCCAGCGCGCCCAGGTCCGGATGCTCCGCGAGGCCGGCGCGACCGAGGTCCACGTCCGGATCTCCTCGCCGCCGGTGAAGTGGCCGTGCTTCTACGGCATCGACTTCGCGACCCGAGCCGAGCTGATCGCCAACGGCCTCGACGTCGACGAGATCGCCGCCAGCGTCGGCGCGGACAGCCTCGGCTACATCTCGCTGGAGGGCATGGTCCAGGCGACCGGCCAGCCGCAGAGCACCCTGTGCACCGCCTGCTTCACCGGCGACTACCCGATCGAGCTCCCCGACGAGAGCCTGCTCGGCAAGCACCTCCTCGAGGCGACGCTCAAGCCGAGCACGCACGGCGAGGCCCTGCCCGTCTTCAACAACCCGTGA